In Papaver somniferum cultivar HN1 chromosome 9, ASM357369v1, whole genome shotgun sequence, the genomic stretch CCTTGTTAATTATATAGGCTTCAATAAAATCAGTTTTCTTGCTCAACACATCTCGGCCCCAAAGCATGGCTCACCACAGATCATATGACATCAGTTTACCTCTCGTCGCTTTCTGGTGACTTTTctatgaaccctgattttgggcatactgaaatcttactaggcatacaaaacaatagtcccatcttcggtttttgtgaagaacagttcggctaaaaacgcaactcaattttgagccgaacccaacactgtaaccgtcatttaatcgatgaaaaacatcaaataggagattggggttgtaaaacttgctttcttatcctcatttccggagttggagatgcagttggttcaatttctggttcaattggtggttgattttcagtttctacaccttcatcttcaattggttcatcttcttcaattgatggattagaagacgatttggtttgcctagtccctgcttttctttgtacgagtcattatgtggttgagtttaatcgacgatcaaatttttacaaatcgacaattaatcacgatgatgaaatttttttttcgcaggagggggaagagttcggctagaggaggaggaacaagaagagatggtaaggaaaactgattttgattttctagaaaactgattttagatttttgtattaagagtatataagtaattgaactacccatagggtgccccttataaggtcacgcaagatgggactattgttttgtatgcctaaaaagatttaggtatgcccaaaatcagggttcttttcTATCGGGTAACAAAAGATCTTAGCCCGGCCCATTAAGTTGATTATTGGGCCCAAATTCTTTTAAGAATAAAAACCCTAGACAAACAACTAGACTAGTCAACTAGAAAGAAACTGAGAAAGCAGAGAGCTCTGGGAAAAAAGCTTGTCTCGTATAAAAATGGCGACTTTGAGTAGAATCATCAAGAAGGCTGCATCTTCATTAATCCCATTAGCAAATAGAACAGTTCTTCATAGAAATTACAGCTCTTCCATCTTTATTACCCCTTTGAAGAACTGTATTAGCAGCAGACAGATATTTCCAAGGGCTTCAATTCCAACTCTTAGTTTCTCTTCTCAAGCTAAGAAGGAACCGAGTTCTGATGAAAGTCTTCTGGGTTGCCTTGATGATGAAATACAATGTGCTCTGGAATCTGATGATCATGAGGTCTGTCCCCTTCTCACTCAAACTATATAATGCACTGTACATGTTTGACAAAATGCTGTAACCAAAAGATTTTGTTTTGTAGGTTGTGGAGGCACCAGGTGGGTTTCCTTTTAAAATTGAAGATAACCCAGGAGAGCAAACGATTAAATTAACCAGAGAATATCAAGGTGAGGATATCAAAGTTATAGTTCACATGAATAATCTTGTGACTGGTGAGGATGGAGAGgttgatcatgatgatgatgaccaAGCTGAGGGTGGTGCGTGTAGTCCACAGTCTAGCGTTCCATTGGTTGTGACTGTTTCGAAAGGAAGTGGACCGATGTTGGAGTTCAGTGTTATGGCATATCCAGATGAGATTTCGATTGACAGTATGACAGTGAAGCAACCAAATGCTTCTGAAGAGTTGATTCCTTACGAAGGACCTGACTTTACGTAAGTAGCGCTGCTGAGCTGATCGAATCATATCTTCTGTTGAGGTTTTTCTGTTTTGTGATGTTGATTTTTGTGCTGTTTTGTTTTATAGGGAATTGGATGAGAACT encodes the following:
- the LOC113313382 gene encoding uncharacterized protein At2g39795, mitochondrial-like, with product MATLSRIIKKAASSLIPLANRTVLHRNYSSSIFITPLKNCISSRQIFPRASIPTLSFSSQAKKEPSSDESLLGCLDDEIQCALESDDHEVVEAPGGFPFKIEDNPGEQTIKLTREYQGEDIKVIVHMNNLVTGEDGEVDHDDDDQAEGGACSPQSSVPLVVTVSKGSGPMLEFSVMAYPDEISIDSMTVKQPNASEELIPYEGPDFTELDENLQKAFHKYLEIRGIKPKTTNFLHEYMINKDSREYLNWLKDLKAFVAK